In Solanum lycopersicum chromosome 5, SLM_r2.1, the following are encoded in one genomic region:
- the LOC101248576 gene encoding nuclear transport factor 2B: MDPNDLAKAFVEHYYSTFDSNRAGLGNLYQEGSMLTFEGIKTQGSQNIVAKLTSLPFQQCHHTITTIDCQHSGPAGGMIVVVSGNLQLAGEQHALKFGQMFHLMPTPQGSFYVFNDIFRLNYG, translated from the exons ATGGACCCTAACGACCTAGCGAAGGCATTTGTGGAGCACTACTACTCCACCTTCGATAGCAACAGGGCTGGGCTTGGAAATCTGTATCAAGAAGGTTCCATGTTGACATTTGAAGGCATTAAAACTCAAGGTTCACAAAATATTGTCGCTAAACTTACTAGCCTTCCCTTTCAGCAGTGTCATCATACCATCACTACCATTGATTGTCAGCATTCTGGTCCTGCTGGTGGCATGATTGTTGTCGTCTCCGGTAATCTCCAGCTAGCCGGCGAACAGCATGCTCTTAAGTTTGGCCAG ATGTTTCATCTGATGCCAACGCCACAAGGAAGCTTCTACGTCTTCAATGACATTTTCCGGTTGAATTATGGCTGA
- the LOC101248296 gene encoding uncharacterized protein, with the protein MEKERERVKKVELIQKAIDQLIKHEQLQSKTCHLLDDSFVAVDNDDDEEADHRHQLLSQLVTQLDSLKEESQLNESTNLQEAPVEIQSEEEDKVVKELRKIQKQNFITQCLLSAMILLTLTWQLSEVSIILKMKDGLNHPFRSITSMLTGWMKRPPPLLNGPDDHLNNSEKHQVEAMSLPKLKVPELPHMELPSFDFINEED; encoded by the exons ATGGAAAAGGAAAGAGAAAGGGTGAAGAAAGTGGAACTCATACAGAAAGCAATCGACCAATTAATCAAACATGAACAACTTCAATCAAAAACATGTCATCTTCTTGATGACAGTTTCGTTGCcgttgataatgatgatgatgaagaagccGACCACCGCCACCAACTCCTCTCACAACTTGTAACTCAG CTGGATTCACTAAAAGAAGAATCTCAATTGAATGAATCAACCAACTTACAAGAAGCACCAGTTGAAATTCAAtctgaagaagaagataaggTAGTAAAAGAGTTGAGGAAGATACAGAAGCAGAATTTTATCACACAATGTCTTTTATCAGCCATGATTCTCCTCACCTTGACATGGCAACTATCTGAGGTTTCTatcattttgaaaatgaaagatGGATTAAATCATCCCTTTAGATCCATTACTAGTATGCTTACGGGCTGGATGAAACGCCCTCCACCTCTATTAAATGGTCCAGACGACCATCTAAACAACTCTGAAAAACATCAAGTTGAAGCTATGTCTCTCCCAAAGCTAAAAGTTCCAGAGCTTCCACATATGGAGTTGCCGTCTTTCGACTTCATCAATGAAGAAGACTAG
- the LOC101055568 gene encoding calmodulin-binding transcription factor SR2L isoform X1 encodes MAESGYDINDLVQEAQIRWLKPAEVLFILRNHENHQLSSEPSQKPPSGSLFLYNKRVLRFFRKDGHSWRKKKDGRTVGEAHERLKVGNAEALNCYYAHGEQNPNFQRRSYWMLDPGYDHIVLVHYRDIIEGRQNPAFMSESSPISSAFSPSPSSYSTPHTGSTGIASECYEQYQNQSSPGEICSDAIINNNGTTDTIGRTEEVISSPGLEMCQALRRLEEQLSLNDDSLKEIDPLYGDAINDDSSLIQMQGNSNRLLLQHHSGESSESHHRDLTQDAHVWKDMLDHYGVSAAAESQTKYLHKLDENAMLQTLSERRAIEAYESYKWRDFSDKETQTAPVQAFKQLEDFKYPTYPPDITTFGSNPDEYTTIFDQDQIGTSLEDEMSLTIAQKQKFTIRHISPDWGYSSEPTKIVIIGSFLCNPSECTWTCMFGDIEVPVQIIQEGVICCQAPRHLPGKVTLCVTSGNRESCSEVREFEYRVKPDDCARNNQPDVEGAYRSTDELLLLVRFVQLLLSDLSVQKRESSELGNDLLEKSKASEDSWSQIIESLLFGTSVPMVTIDWLLQELLKDKFQQWLCSKLQQKDNQIDCSLSKKEQGIIHMVAGLGFEWALHPILNAGVSANFRDINGWTALHWAARFGREKMVASLIASGASAGAVTDPSSRDPVGKTAASIASCCGHKGLAGYLSEVALTSHLSSLTLEESELSKGTADVEAERTISSISNTSATINEDQRSLKDTLAAVRNAAQAAARIQSAFRAHSFRKRQQREFGVSATTSGDEYGILSNDIQGLSAASKLAFRNPREYNSAALAIQKKYRGWKGRKDFLAFRQKVVKIQAHVRGYQVRKQYKVCWAVGILEKVVLRWRRRGVGLRGFRHDTESIDEIEDEDILKVFRKQKVDAALDEAVSRVLSMVESPGARQQYHRILEKYRQSKAELEGADSETASTAHGDMSNMENDDIYQFPSY; translated from the exons ATGGCGGAATCAG GATATGATATTAATGATTTGGTTCAAGAAGCCCAAATTAGGTGGTTGAAACCCGCTGAAGTTCTCTTTATACTGCGAAATCATGAGAACCACCAGCTCTCCAGTGAGCCATCTCAAAAGCCACCCA GCGGATCATTGTTTCTCTACAACAAGAGAGTCCTCAGGTTTTTCCGTAAAGATGGTCATAGTTGGCgcaagaagaaagatggaagaaCTGTTGGGGAGGCACATGAACGCCTTAAG GTTGGAAATGCTGAAGCCCTGAATTGTTATTATGCACATGGAGAGCAAAATCCTAACTTCCAGAGACGTAGCTATTGGATGTTGGATCC TGGGTACGACCACATTGTTTTGGTTCACTACAGAGACATAATCGAG GGTAGGCAGAATCCAGCCTTCATGTCAGAATCTTCTCCAATTTCTTCTGCTTTCTCTCCTAGTCCAAGCTCCTATTCTACTCCACATACGGGCTCTACTGGCATTGCCAGTGAATGTTATGAGCAATACCAGAACCAATCTAGCCCTGGAGAAATTTGCTCTGATGCAATCATCAATAATAACGGGACGACAGACACCATAGGGAGAACAGAGGAGGTCATCAGTTCTCCGGGGCTTGAGATGTGTCAAGCATTGCGAAGGCTCGAGGAGCAGTTAAGTTTAAATGATGACAGCTTGAAAGAAATTGATCCCCTCTATGGTGATGCAATTAATGACGACAGCTCACTTATCCAGATGCAGGGGAATTCAAATAGACTGCTGTTGCAACATCATTCAG GTGAGAGCAGTGAATCTCATCACCGAGATCTGACCCAGGATGCTCACGTGTGGAAGGATATGCTGGATCACTATGGGGTTTCTGCAGCTGCTGAATCACAAACCAAATATTTGCACAAGCTGGATGAGAAT GCAATGCTTCAAACCTTATCAGAGAGAAGGGCCATAGAAGCATATGAAAGTTACAAGTGGCGTGATTTCAGTGACAAGGAGACGCAGACTG CTCCTGTACAAGCTTTTAAGCAACTCGAAGATTTCAAGTATCCTACATATCCTCCTGATATCACTACTTTTGGATCCAACCCTGACGAATATACAACAATATTTGACCAAGATCAGATTGGTACTTCTCTTGAAGATGAGATGAGTTTAACTATTGCTCAGAAGCAGAAATTTACAATTCGACATATATCCCCTGATTGGGGGTATTCATCTGAGCCAACAAAG ATTGTTATCATtggatcttttctttgtaatccTTCAGAGTGCACGTGGACTTGCATGTTTGGTGATATTGAAGTTCCTGTTCAGATCATTCAAGAAGGTGTCATCTGTTGTCAAGCTCCTCGTCACTTGCCTGGTAAAGTCACGCTTTGTGTTACTAGTGGCAATCGGGAGTCGTGCAGTGAGGTGAGGGAGTTTGAATACCGAGTTAAGCCTGATGATTGTGCTCGAAATAATCAGCCTGATGTAGAAGGAGCTTATAGAAGTACAGATGAACTGTTGTTACTTGTCAGATTTGTGCAGCTGCTTTTATCAGACTTATCTGTCCAAAAACGAGAAAGTTCTGAATTAGGCAATGATCTCTTGGAAAAATCCAAAGCAAGTGAAGATTCATGGTCCCAGATCATTGAATCTCTTTTGTTTGGTACTTCAGTGCCAATGGTAACCATTGATTGGCTTCTTCAAGAGCTTTTGAAAGACAAGTTCCAGCAGTGGCTTTGTAGTAAATTGCAACAAAAGGATAATCAGATAGACTGTTCTTTATCTAAGAAGGAGCAAGGAATAATTCACATGGTTGCTGGATTGGGATTTGAGTGGGCGCTGCACCCAATTCTAAATGCTGGAGTCAGTGCTAACTTCCGTGATATTAATGGCTGGACGGCCCTGCACTGGGCTGCACGCTTCGGGAG GGAAAAAATGGTTGCTTCGCTCATCGCATCCGGGGCATCGGCTGGAGCTGTTACAGATCCCTCTTCACGAGATCCAGTTGGTAAAACTGCTGCATCAATTGCTTCCTGCTGCGGTCATAAGGGACTTGCAGGATATCTTTCAGAGGTAGCTCTCACCAGTCATCTTTCATCCCTCACTTTAGAGGAGAGCGAGCTCTCAAAAGGTACTGCTGATGTGGAAGCAGAGAGAACTATTAGTAGTATATCAAACACAAGTGCCACCATTAATGAGGATCAGCGTTCTTTAAAGGACACTTTAGCTGCAGTCCGTAATGCAGCTCAGGCTGCTGCTCGTATACAGTCTGCATTCCGAGCACATTCGTTCCGCAAAAGACAACAGAGAGAATTTGGTGTTTCTGCTACCACAAGTGGAGATGAATATGGTATCCTCTCAAACGATATTCAGGGGCTTTCAGCTGCATCAAAGTTGGCATTCCGCAACCCGCGAGAGTACAACTCAGCAGCCTTAGCTATTCAGAAAAAATATCGAGGATGGAAAGGCCGGAAAGATTTCCTTGCATTCCGCCAGAAAGTAGTGAAGATACAG GCTCATGTACGAGGCTATCAGGTTAGAAAGCAATACAAGGTATGTTGGGCTGTTGGAATCTTGGAGAAGGTGGTGTTAAGGTGGCGTCGACGAGGTGTTGGTCTTCGGGGATTTCGACATGACACAGAATCAATTGATGAAATTGAGGATGAAGACATTCTGAAGGTGTTCCGCAAACAAAAAGTTGATGCTGCTCTTGACGAGGCTGTCTCGAGAGTGTTATCAATGGTTGAATCTCCAGGGGCACGTCAGCAATATCATCGGATACTTGAGAAGTATCGGCAATCTAAG GCTGAACTTGAAGGAGCGGACAGTGAAACAGCATCAACTGCTCATGGAGACATGTCTAACATGGAAAATGATGACATATACCAGTTCCCTAGTTATTAA
- the LOC101055568 gene encoding calmodulin-binding transcription factor SR2L (The RefSeq protein has 4 substitutions, 1 frameshift compared to this genomic sequence), producing the protein MAESGYDINDLVREAQIRWLKPAEVLFILRNHENHQLSSEPSQKPPSGSLFLYNKRVLRFFRKDGHSWRKKKDGRTVGEAHERLKVGNAEALNCYYAHGEQNPNFQRRSYWMLDPAYDHIVLVHYRDIIEGRQNPAFMSESSPISSAFSPSPSSYSTPHTGSTGIASECYEQYQNQSSPGEICSDAIINNNGTTDTIGRTEEVISSPGLEMCQALRRLEEQLSLNDDSLKEIDPLYGDAINDDSSLIQMQGNSNRLLLQHHSGESSESHHRDLTQDAHVWKDMLDHYGVSAAAESQTKYLHKLDENAMLQTLSERRAIEAYESYKWRDFSDKETQTAPVQAFKQLEDFKYPTYPPDITTFGSNPDEYTTIFDQDQIGTSLEDEMSLTIAQKQKFTIRHISPDWGYSSEPTKIVIIGSFLCNPSECTWTCMFGDIEVPIQIIQEGVICCQAPRHLPGKVTLCVTSGNRESCSEVREFEYRVKPDDCARNNQPDVEGAYRSTDELLLLVRFVQLLLSDLSVQKRESSELGNDLLEKSKASEDSWSQIIESLLFGTSVPMVTIDWLLQELLKDKFQQWLCSKLQQKDNQIDCSLSKKEQGIIHMVAGLGFEWALHPILNAGVSANFRDINGWTALHWAARFGREKMVASLIASGASAGAVTDPSSRDPVGKTAASIASCCGHKGLAGYLSEVALTSHLSSLTLEESELSKGTADVEAERTISSISNTSATINEDQRSLKDTLAAVRNAAQAAARIQSAFRAHSFRKRQQREFGVSATTSVDEYGILSNDIQGLSAASKLAFRNPREYNSAALAIQKKYRGWKGRKDFLAFRQKVVKIQAHVRGYQVRKQYKVCWAVGILEKVVLRWRRRGVGLRGFRHDTESIDEIEDEDILKVFRKQKVDAALDEAVSRVLSMVESPGARQQYHRILEKYRQSKAELEGADSETASTAHGHV; encoded by the exons ATGGCGGAATCAG GATATGATATTAATGATTTGGTTCAAGAAGCCCAAATTAGGTGGTTGAAACCCGCTGAAGTTCTCTTTATACTGCGAAATCATGAGAACCACCAGCTCTCCAGTGAGCCATCTCAAAAGCCACCCA GCGGATCATTGTTTCTCTACAACAAGAGAGTCCTCAGGTTTTTCCGTAAAGATGGTCATAGTTGGCgcaagaagaaagatggaagaaCTGTTGGGGAGGCACATGAACGCCTTAAG GTTGGAAATGCTGAAGCCCTGAATTGTTATTATGCACATGGAGAGCAAAATCCTAACTTCCAGAGACGTAGCTATTGGATGTTGGATCC TGGGTACGACCACATTGTTTTGGTTCACTACAGAGACATAATCGAG GGTAGGCAGAATCCAGCCTTCATGTCAGAATCTTCTCCAATTTCTTCTGCTTTCTCTCCTAGTCCAAGCTCCTATTCTACTCCACATACGGGCTCTACTGGCATTGCCAGTGAATGTTATGAGCAATACCAGAACCAATCTAGCCCTGGAGAAATTTGCTCTGATGCAATCATCAATAATAACGGGACGACAGACACCATAGGGAGAACAGAGGAGGTCATCAGTTCTCCGGGGCTTGAGATGTGTCAAGCATTGCGAAGGCTCGAGGAGCAGTTAAGTTTAAATGATGACAGCTTGAAAGAAATTGATCCCCTCTATGGTGATGCAATTAATGACGACAGCTCACTTATCCAGATGCAGGGGAATTCAAATAGACTGCTGTTGCAACATCATTCAG GTGAGAGCAGTGAATCTCATCACCGAGATCTGACCCAGGATGCTCACGTGTGGAAGGATATGCTGGATCACTATGGGGTTTCTGCAGCTGCTGAATCACAAACCAAATATTTGCACAAGCTGGATGAGAAT GCAATGCTTCAAACCTTATCAGAGAGAAGGGCCATAGAAGCATATGAAAGTTACAAGTGGCGTGATTTCAGTGACAAGGAGACGCAGACTG CTCCTGTACAAGCTTTTAAGCAACTCGAAGATTTCAAGTATCCTACATATCCTCCTGATATCACTACTTTTGGATCCAACCCTGACGAATATACAACAATATTTGACCAAGATCAGATTGGTACTTCTCTTGAAGATGAGATGAGTTTAACTATTGCTCAGAAGCAGAAATTTACAATTCGACATATATCCCCTGATTGGGGGTATTCATCTGAGCCAACAAAG ATTGTTATCATtggatcttttctttgtaatccTTCAGAGTGCACGTGGACTTGCATGTTTGGTGATATTGAAGTTCCTGTTCAGATCATTCAAGAAGGTGTCATCTGTTGTCAAGCTCCTCGTCACTTGCCTGGTAAAGTCACGCTTTGTGTTACTAGTGGCAATCGGGAGTCGTGCAGTGAGGTGAGGGAGTTTGAATACCGAGTTAAGCCTGATGATTGTGCTCGAAATAATCAGCCTGATGTAGAAGGAGCTTATAGAAGTACAGATGAACTGTTGTTACTTGTCAGATTTGTGCAGCTGCTTTTATCAGACTTATCTGTCCAAAAACGAGAAAGTTCTGAATTAGGCAATGATCTCTTGGAAAAATCCAAAGCAAGTGAAGATTCATGGTCCCAGATCATTGAATCTCTTTTGTTTGGTACTTCAGTGCCAATGGTAACCATTGATTGGCTTCTTCAAGAGCTTTTGAAAGACAAGTTCCAGCAGTGGCTTTGTAGTAAATTGCAACAAAAGGATAATCAGATAGACTGTTCTTTATCTAAGAAGGAGCAAGGAATAATTCACATGGTTGCTGGATTGGGATTTGAGTGGGCGCTGCACCCAATTCTAAATGCTGGAGTCAGTGCTAACTTCCGTGATATTAATGGCTGGACGGCCCTGCACTGGGCTGCACGCTTCGGGAG GGAAAAAATGGTTGCTTCGCTCATCGCATCCGGGGCATCGGCTGGAGCTGTTACAGATCCCTCTTCACGAGATCCAGTTGGTAAAACTGCTGCATCAATTGCTTCCTGCTGCGGTCATAAGGGACTTGCAGGATATCTTTCAGAGGTAGCTCTCACCAGTCATCTTTCATCCCTCACTTTAGAGGAGAGCGAGCTCTCAAAAGGTACTGCTGATGTGGAAGCAGAGAGAACTATTAGTAGTATATCAAACACAAGTGCCACCATTAATGAGGATCAGCGTTCTTTAAAGGACACTTTAGCTGCAGTCCGTAATGCAGCTCAGGCTGCTGCTCGTATACAGTCTGCATTCCGAGCACATTCGTTCCGCAAAAGACAACAGAGAGAATTTGGTGTTTCTGCTACCACAAGTGGAGATGAATATGGTATCCTCTCAAACGATATTCAGGGGCTTTCAGCTGCATCAAAGTTGGCATTCCGCAACCCGCGAGAGTACAACTCAGCAGCCTTAGCTATTCAGAAAAAATATCGAGGATGGAAAGGCCGGAAAGATTTCCTTGCATTCCGCCAGAAAGTAGTGAAGATACAG GCTCATGTACGAGGCTATCAGGTTAGAAAGCAATACAAGGTATGTTGGGCTGTTGGAATCTTGGAGAAGGTGGTGTTAAGGTGGCGTCGACGAGGTGTTGGTCTTCGGGGATTTCGACATGACACAGAATCAATTGATGAAATTGAGGATGAAGACATTCTGAAGGTGTTCCGCAAACAAAAAGTTGATGCTGCTCTTGACGAGGCTGTCTCGAGAGTGTTATCAATGGTTGAATCTCCAGGGGCACGTCAGCAATATCATCGGATACTTGAGAAGTATCGGCAATCTAAG GCTGAACTTGAAGGAGCGGACAGTGAAACAGCATCAACTGCTCATGGA CATGTCTAA